From a region of the Candidatus Berkiella aquae genome:
- a CDS encoding C39 family peptidase, whose translation MKCEPKTIFVSQQGQELHPESGCGVASFLMLLKYINFKPLPSWNNLCGELRLDLPPIEKGYSKNDPEIGLYPEDIFRFVVKENLLFRMHFFDNEWQESLDNGPIMVLLHGVLNEFPDESHWVVLTSFDGQIFSYLDPWSKDDEEITKMISFAEFKKYYTGVACQLLMSQQVDSQLVDEKE comes from the coding sequence ATGAAATGCGAACCGAAAACAATATTTGTGTCCCAGCAAGGGCAGGAACTTCATCCTGAATCAGGTTGCGGTGTGGCATCTTTTTTAATGTTACTTAAGTATATAAACTTTAAACCGCTTCCAAGTTGGAATAATCTTTGTGGTGAATTAAGACTCGATTTACCACCCATAGAAAAAGGCTATAGCAAAAATGATCCGGAAATAGGGTTGTATCCAGAAGATATATTTAGATTTGTGGTTAAGGAAAATTTGTTATTTCGAATGCACTTTTTTGATAATGAATGGCAAGAAAGTTTAGATAACGGCCCAATAATGGTTCTGTTACATGGGGTGCTAAATGAATTTCCAGATGAATCCCATTGGGTAGTTTTAACATCTTTTGATGGACAAATATTTTCCTATCTAGATCCCTGGTCAAAAGATGATGAAGAAATTACCAAAATGATTTCATTTGCTGAATTTAAAAAATATTATACCGGGGTGGCTTGCCAGCTTTTAATGAGTCAACAAGTTGATTCCCAACTTGTTGATGAAAAAGAGTAG
- a CDS encoding GNAT family N-acetyltransferase, which yields MLEFKYHPFSRVKESEVLQFVGRYPWKPHWLSEHIKEFIQLLTSSTDLIFDLHNKNDRIAIAVLIDKIKNKGNNACLEVLALDQRYDVYMIYQYLIESAKQKLPITRSGIEVTIHESLTKLNDLLVQEGFNSYYDIFEMMVDLSTLEHIKINEISLLQPEDFVECYDVIGLSFKDNPEMAIPDYEEWEKSRRTSDSQIWVYKDNRKIVGFVNNMIDVQDQKAEIRSVGVLPSYRGKGLGRKLLLNSLSYFVNKGVSTCHLTVATKNRKALHLYEDIGFQVNDIFKVYYWNR from the coding sequence ATGCTTGAGTTTAAATATCACCCATTTAGCAGAGTGAAAGAAAGTGAAGTACTCCAGTTTGTGGGAAGATACCCTTGGAAGCCACACTGGTTAAGCGAACATATCAAAGAATTTATACAACTTTTAACATCATCTACTGATTTAATATTTGATCTACATAACAAAAATGATCGAATTGCCATAGCAGTGCTGATAGACAAAATTAAGAACAAGGGGAATAATGCTTGTTTAGAAGTACTGGCACTTGATCAAAGATATGATGTTTATATGATTTATCAGTATTTGATTGAGAGCGCCAAACAAAAACTACCTATAACTCGTTCGGGTATAGAAGTTACTATTCATGAATCGTTGACTAAATTAAATGATTTATTAGTACAAGAGGGCTTTAATTCATATTACGATATTTTTGAAATGATGGTAGATTTGTCGACGCTAGAACACATTAAAATTAATGAAATTTCCTTATTACAACCAGAAGACTTTGTTGAATGTTATGATGTCATTGGATTAAGTTTTAAAGATAATCCTGAAATGGCAATTCCTGACTATGAAGAGTGGGAAAAATCAAGAAGGACATCAGATTCACAAATATGGGTTTATAAAGATAATAGAAAAATTGTTGGTTTTGTGAATAACATGATTGATGTACAGGATCAAAAAGCTGAAATCCGAAGCGTTGGGGTATTGCCTAGTTATCGCGGCAAAGGACTTGGTCGAAAACTATTACTAAACAGCTTGAGTTATTTTGTTAATAAAGGAGTATCCACCTGTCATTTAACGGTTGCTACTAAAAATAGAAAAGCGCTTCATCTCTATGAAGATATTGGATTTCAAGTAAATGATATTTTCAAAGTTTATTATTGGAACCGATAG
- a CDS encoding type II toxin-antitoxin system RelE/ParE family toxin produces the protein MSRKNFDYIVIEGSKFTIEWYYNKNYKSDVFEHYESLSASEQMDALVLFEIMAKEGKILNTTKFNSEGDQIYAFKPGQERFICFFCHGKKIIVTNAYRKKTQKMPPREKDKAKKRRKDYLDRVAKGEYYDE, from the coding sequence ATGAGTAGGAAGAATTTTGATTATATAGTTATTGAAGGTAGTAAATTCACCATTGAATGGTACTACAACAAAAACTATAAAAGTGATGTTTTTGAGCATTATGAGTCGCTTAGTGCCTCTGAGCAAATGGATGCTTTGGTTTTATTTGAAATTATGGCAAAGGAAGGGAAGATTTTAAACACAACAAAATTTAACTCAGAAGGCGATCAAATTTATGCTTTCAAACCTGGTCAGGAAAGATTTATATGTTTTTTCTGCCATGGTAAAAAAATAATTGTGACAAATGCGTATAGAAAGAAAACTCAAAAAATGCCCCCAAGAGAAAAAGATAAAGCGAAAAAACGTCGCAAAGATTATTTAGATAGGGTGGCAAAAGGAGAGTATTACGATGAATAA
- a CDS encoding type IV secretion system DNA-binding domain-containing protein — protein sequence MSFFINFTRGGQVQFHGIYRFWQVFVRFFKIGFFVFILSTAVIWYSKTKPYELYLLAQWGYATLLNGPWVHPSKATQFRYPNGRIYRLMPKQILSLPIIKRQKIQAQSRLFSALKLAGSISMALSIIAAYLFSRYGEQKNQQQPLRGATFATPNEFKRIVKRAKKASPWILGDVPLPLEAETQHILLCGSPGGGKSVCTHELLTQVRKAGQKALVYDIKGAFIPHYYRPGKDIILNPLDERSPSWNLWQECSSLTDYDAIAAAIVPDSSIGDTFWLKAARTLLSISASQFQHKPDPRMKDLIHHLFCSDLKEVESLLEGTLGHAMVGKDLEKGTRSVILTLVTYCKSLLYLRDEPKTPAFCIRDWVKNEADDAWLFISSNQRMADALKPIISLWLELAVNSLLSLEEDRNRRLWFFFDELASLQRLPSLEPILSRGRGYGACFVGAIQDIHQLKDLYGDKAAEVLVSLFGTSLFFSTNNNHSAKWAAEQLGRSEFLEAREGFSLGSHMRDGVTLNHQRRQELLVMDSEIRHLKKREAFMVTAGGWPITKLIFNLKKRPSWYPALIERDLRGIAQKISQIDNNMEAISNVTNQSKAANLEESESIDLF from the coding sequence ATGTCTTTCTTCATAAATTTTACCCGTGGTGGGCAAGTACAGTTTCACGGCATATATCGATTCTGGCAAGTCTTTGTTCGCTTTTTTAAAATTGGTTTTTTTGTTTTTATCTTATCAACGGCTGTCATTTGGTATTCTAAAACTAAGCCATATGAATTGTATCTGCTAGCACAATGGGGGTATGCCACTCTCTTAAATGGCCCATGGGTGCATCCATCAAAAGCAACTCAGTTTCGTTATCCCAATGGACGCATTTATCGATTAATGCCAAAGCAAATATTGTCTCTACCAATTATAAAACGGCAAAAAATCCAAGCGCAATCTCGACTTTTTTCTGCTCTTAAATTGGCAGGATCAATTTCAATGGCATTAAGCATCATAGCAGCCTACCTTTTTTCTCGTTATGGTGAACAAAAAAACCAACAACAACCTCTTAGAGGAGCAACTTTTGCCACGCCAAATGAATTCAAACGCATTGTAAAGCGAGCAAAAAAAGCCTCCCCATGGATTTTGGGTGATGTCCCTCTACCCCTTGAGGCAGAAACCCAGCACATCTTGCTTTGTGGTTCACCAGGTGGTGGTAAATCCGTTTGTACCCATGAGCTTCTTACGCAAGTCAGAAAGGCTGGGCAAAAGGCATTGGTATATGACATTAAAGGCGCTTTTATTCCCCATTATTACCGACCTGGCAAAGATATTATTTTAAATCCATTAGATGAACGAAGCCCTTCTTGGAACTTATGGCAGGAATGCTCTTCTTTGACTGATTACGATGCAATAGCCGCTGCAATCGTACCCGATAGCTCAATTGGTGACACCTTTTGGTTAAAAGCAGCAAGAACACTTTTGTCAATTTCCGCTTCTCAATTTCAGCATAAACCTGATCCCAGAATGAAAGATTTAATTCATCATTTGTTTTGCAGCGATCTCAAAGAGGTTGAATCTCTTCTTGAGGGGACGCTCGGCCATGCCATGGTTGGAAAAGATTTAGAGAAAGGCACGCGTTCAGTCATATTAACGTTGGTAACTTACTGTAAATCACTTCTCTACTTACGCGATGAGCCAAAAACACCAGCCTTTTGCATTCGCGATTGGGTTAAAAATGAGGCAGATGATGCCTGGCTCTTCATAAGCTCAAACCAGCGCATGGCAGACGCCTTAAAACCGATTATTTCTTTGTGGCTTGAACTGGCAGTCAACTCCTTACTTAGCCTTGAAGAAGATCGGAACCGTAGACTATGGTTTTTCTTTGATGAGCTGGCCAGCTTACAACGATTACCCAGTTTAGAGCCTATCCTTTCTCGTGGTCGCGGTTATGGCGCCTGCTTTGTAGGTGCCATTCAAGATATACATCAGTTAAAGGATTTATATGGCGATAAAGCAGCTGAAGTTTTGGTTTCGCTCTTTGGTACTTCCCTTTTCTTTTCAACCAATAACAACCATTCTGCAAAATGGGCTGCTGAACAACTTGGTAGATCTGAATTTTTAGAAGCTCGAGAAGGCTTCTCGCTGGGATCCCATATGCGCGACGGGGTCACCCTTAATCATCAACGTCGGCAGGAATTACTTGTTATGGATTCTGAAATTCGACACCTTAAAAAACGAGAAGCATTTATGGTTACTGCTGGAGGATGGCCCATCACAAAGCTAATATTTAATTTGAAAAAACGCCCATCATGGTACCCTGCTTTAATTGAGCGAGATCTTCGAGGTATTGCCCAAAAAATTTCACAGATAGATAATAACATGGAAGCAATAAGCAATGTTACCAATCAATCAAAAGCTGCTAATTTAGAAGAATCCGAGTCAATTGATTTGTTTTAG
- a CDS encoding methyltransferase domain-containing protein has translation MNDSNDFYKTLSSFYHLIFENWDTSINQQGKILSAILPNAIKEFPVLDCACGIGTQALSLATIGYQVVGSDISEDEIKRAKEEAIKRNLSIEFRVDDMRNLLSAQLNHYGAVIAMDNSLPHLKSDEDIISALTSMCHRLRKGGVLLLSLRDYEKLMREQPTFTEPKFYQDGPYKRIVHQVWDWQDERHYTLHLYITIDSKEGWKSFHFVGNYRAVTLEEVLNFAKNVGLIKLKVLNPSETGFYQPIIYGEKK, from the coding sequence ATGAATGATTCTAATGACTTCTATAAAACCTTATCGTCATTTTACCATCTAATTTTTGAAAACTGGGATACATCTATAAATCAACAAGGAAAGATATTATCAGCGATATTGCCTAATGCTATAAAGGAGTTCCCTGTGCTTGATTGTGCATGTGGAATAGGAACCCAAGCATTATCATTAGCAACAATAGGTTATCAAGTTGTAGGTTCTGATATATCTGAAGATGAAATCAAAAGAGCTAAAGAAGAGGCCATAAAACGCAACTTGTCAATTGAGTTTCGAGTAGATGATATGCGTAATCTTTTGTCTGCCCAATTGAATCATTATGGTGCTGTAATAGCGATGGATAATTCTTTGCCTCATTTAAAATCTGATGAAGATATTATAAGTGCATTGACTTCAATGTGCCATCGTTTGAGAAAAGGTGGGGTACTTCTTTTAAGTCTAAGAGATTATGAGAAGTTGATGAGGGAACAGCCAACATTTACTGAACCAAAATTCTATCAAGATGGGCCATATAAAAGAATAGTTCATCAAGTTTGGGATTGGCAAGATGAACGTCATTATACCTTGCATTTGTATATTACAATTGATAGCAAAGAAGGTTGGAAATCTTTTCATTTTGTGGGGAACTATAGGGCCGTCACGCTTGAGGAAGTACTAAATTTTGCAAAAAATGTTGGTTTAATAAAGCTGAAAGTATTGAATCCATCTGAAACAGGGTTTTATCAGCCAATAATTTATGGTGAAAAAAAGTGA
- a CDS encoding GNAT family N-acetyltransferase: MSVIPHIRIAALKEEDFPVLHQWLQNKHVREFWDDGDRTLDQVKNHYKPAEGIKRYIFYIGDQPAGYFQSYLVDEENEYCSFLMKNTLGVDFFIGNEDLLNKGYAIHVLSCFIKEYCEETDRILVDPQPSNAKAIHLYKKYGFTQMAEQIIDGRSHIIMAINLRRTVRAIIFNSENSILLMHVSTWPDLENKTNKHRSFWCTLGGRIEKGEPIETALARELYEEGGFTNFQKSELGYGELVLNLNGFPTRLIEIYYAVHVSTNEIITTNLTQEEKEVFKELRWWSLEDLSRTQETVFPGCIADLAASYLKAPSHWQFKEINLD; the protein is encoded by the coding sequence ATGTCAGTTATTCCTCACATCCGTATTGCTGCACTTAAAGAGGAAGATTTTCCAGTTTTACACCAATGGCTTCAGAACAAGCACGTGCGAGAGTTTTGGGATGATGGTGATCGCACATTGGACCAAGTAAAAAATCACTACAAACCGGCTGAGGGGATTAAGAGGTATATCTTCTATATTGGGGATCAACCCGCTGGCTATTTTCAATCTTACTTAGTAGATGAAGAAAACGAGTATTGTTCTTTTTTAATGAAAAACACACTAGGCGTTGATTTCTTCATAGGCAATGAAGATTTGTTGAATAAAGGGTATGCAATACATGTTTTGTCGTGCTTTATCAAAGAATACTGTGAAGAAACTGATCGGATCCTGGTTGATCCACAGCCATCTAATGCAAAGGCCATTCATCTATATAAAAAATATGGTTTCACTCAAATGGCGGAGCAGATCATTGATGGAAGATCACATATAATTATGGCAATCAACTTACGTCGAACAGTAAGGGCTATAATTTTTAATTCTGAAAATAGTATCTTGTTGATGCATGTTTCTACTTGGCCTGATTTAGAAAATAAAACAAATAAACATCGTTCTTTTTGGTGTACCTTAGGCGGTAGAATTGAAAAAGGTGAGCCAATCGAGACGGCTTTAGCAAGGGAGTTGTATGAAGAGGGTGGGTTTACTAATTTTCAAAAGTCAGAATTAGGCTATGGAGAGCTGGTTTTAAACTTAAACGGCTTTCCAACAAGGCTCATTGAGATTTATTATGCTGTTCATGTAAGTACAAATGAAATAATAACCACTAATTTAACCCAAGAAGAAAAGGAGGTTTTTAAGGAGCTTCGCTGGTGGTCTTTAGAGGACTTAAGTCGCACACAGGAAACAGTCTTTCCAGGATGTATAGCAGATCTTGCGGCAAGCTATCTTAAGGCTCCTTCACATTGGCAATTTAAAGAAATTAACCTTGATTGA
- a CDS encoding ATP-binding protein: MRLRDYFPLGLAKGDAFCNRENETELLVDNLKNGKHTLLVATRRYGKSSLALHAIKLSGLPYVEIDFYMASNEKAVEKYILDGVVDLIGKSFGSVDKIINSIKRYLKNLKPKLDIGPSAFKLELAVDNAVDPATNVKEALLLLEKLLEEKGMQAVMLMDEFQSVGSIAKGSGIEAAIRHVAQKTKHLTILFSGSNRKLLTTMFEDENRPLYKLCWKMQLKRIDQKHYHDHLQKAAISAWKNRLEDEILNEILSITERHPFYVNKLCDRVWSLNKKSPPSLLAVSQAWIEIIEEEKSDAIKDILQLSAGQKAVLTQIAKGAAQLTNKKTILRLEMSSSSIITAIEGLEEKDIIEKQGNKYQVINPVLKHFVLKSSTEEL, encoded by the coding sequence ATGAGATTGAGAGATTATTTCCCATTAGGTTTGGCCAAAGGTGACGCTTTTTGCAACCGCGAAAATGAAACAGAATTACTTGTCGATAATTTAAAAAACGGCAAGCACACGCTATTAGTAGCGACTAGAAGATATGGTAAATCAAGTTTAGCATTACATGCCATAAAGCTAAGTGGTTTGCCATATGTTGAAATTGATTTCTATATGGCAAGCAATGAAAAGGCCGTAGAGAAATACATTTTAGATGGGGTAGTGGATCTAATAGGAAAATCATTCGGTTCCGTAGATAAAATAATTAATTCAATTAAAAGGTATCTAAAAAACCTTAAACCCAAGCTTGATATTGGGCCATCGGCGTTCAAATTGGAATTAGCAGTTGATAATGCTGTGGATCCAGCAACCAATGTAAAAGAAGCATTATTATTATTGGAGAAGCTCCTTGAAGAAAAGGGCATGCAGGCAGTTATGTTAATGGATGAATTTCAAAGTGTAGGAAGCATTGCAAAAGGATCGGGAATAGAAGCTGCGATTAGGCATGTTGCGCAAAAAACCAAACATCTAACGATTTTATTTTCTGGAAGCAATCGAAAACTACTTACAACAATGTTTGAAGATGAAAACAGGCCACTGTATAAATTATGCTGGAAAATGCAGCTTAAAAGAATCGATCAGAAGCACTATCATGATCATTTACAAAAAGCTGCCATATCCGCATGGAAAAACAGACTTGAAGATGAAATTTTGAATGAAATATTATCCATAACAGAGCGGCATCCCTTTTATGTTAATAAATTATGTGATCGCGTTTGGTCTTTAAACAAAAAGTCACCACCTTCTTTGTTGGCGGTATCTCAAGCATGGATAGAGATAATTGAAGAAGAGAAAAGCGATGCCATAAAAGATATATTACAGCTTTCAGCAGGGCAAAAAGCAGTACTAACACAAATTGCCAAAGGGGCAGCACAGCTTACGAATAAAAAAACAATCTTGCGTTTGGAAATGAGCAGCAGTTCTATCATCACCGCAATTGAAGGTTTAGAAGAAAAAGACATAATAGAAAAGCAAGGCAATAAATATCAAGTAATCAACCCGGTATTAAAGCATTTTGTTTTAAAAAGTAGTACTGAAGAACTTTAG
- a CDS encoding GNAT family N-acetyltransferase has protein sequence MPITIDILKNHPESISTLAQQWLLTIGKWEPDASHEDIKKWLHEWLNESTPMAFVAFDSDHPIGMCSLQFNDGLPSTLMPWLGDLFVFPEYQRRKISVQLMEAAKYQAKLQGFHSLYLFAPDQTIPNYYMRLGWQKMSEDRYNGQVVTVMSCEL, from the coding sequence ATGCCTATAACAATCGATATCCTTAAAAACCACCCTGAATCCATCTCTACATTAGCACAGCAATGGCTACTAACGATTGGTAAATGGGAGCCAGACGCTTCTCATGAGGATATTAAAAAATGGCTTCATGAATGGTTGAATGAGAGTACCCCCATGGCCTTTGTAGCTTTTGACAGTGATCACCCTATTGGCATGTGTTCGTTACAATTTAATGATGGTTTGCCTTCCACTTTAATGCCTTGGCTTGGCGATTTGTTTGTTTTTCCTGAATATCAACGTAGAAAAATATCAGTACAGTTAATGGAAGCTGCTAAGTATCAAGCAAAATTACAAGGCTTTCATTCATTATATTTATTTGCTCCTGATCAAACTATTCCAAATTACTATATGCGATTGGGTTGGCAAAAAATGAGTGAAGATCGCTATAATGGTCAGGTGGTGACGGTAATGTCGTGTGAGCTTTGA
- the traA gene encoding Ti-type conjugative transfer relaxase TraA produces the protein MAIFHLDVKTISRSQGRSAVGAAAYRAGERLLDERLGVEYDYSNKKGVVYSEIMAPLNAPEWVKDRKRLWNEVEATEKRKDSQLAREVLIALPKELSQDERVDLIREYCDKQFVSKGMIADINIHEDNPENPHAHILLTMREVNAKGFGLKNRDWNKRENVFEQRRFWQDVANAHLHLAGHTTRIDCRSLQERGIDLEPGLHLGQAPHHAMSRGEGDDFGKYVDHIEIIRANGERLIKDPSSAIEKLTQQQAVFNDYDIAKLANQYSADLNQYQDVLSAIKSSKQIVTLGENEYGKTVYSTIKMITLEHEMINQAYELDAKRAHQVDLKAANQALSGKSLSESQRQAFSHVINAGDLKIVSGLAGTGKSYLMGAVKEAFEGSGCKVSGICLSGIAAQGLQEGAGIPSMTVDSRLLQWEQVREGLTKQDILVIDEAGMLGTQKLERILRYANDTGAKVILVHDTEQLGAIEAGAPSRALAERFGQASLTDVMRQHSPEMRKATYEFATGNTTKALERYKAMGAIHSHAVDEKVAERLMLEAWAADRLEGKSQLMLAYTNESVKSLNEQAREVRIAAGEIERGESFTVAKGERHFAIGDKVYFLKNDKTLGVKNGSLGTIESIGKHQFNIKLESKDNKCVNFDIRSYQNLDHGYAATIHKAQGVTVDKTYVLASKHFDRHLTYVACTRHRESLALFAHHKDFKNEEVLYKTLSRERSKSMAVDFAQARWIEPRNMREASLNKLKISEQQLARERLEIKQLNKQFPDRVFSFARAFEQVKGIVQGMVNLSDNRKMLSVGKKNQTKLVAMSHDFENHLGKQVSIHLDKEGKIFNCFVNGQEKTRMVSFDKAATSLDCPSQHIGQRSFDDSQERG, from the coding sequence ATGGCTATCTTTCATCTTGATGTTAAAACTATCTCGCGATCACAAGGGCGCTCTGCCGTAGGGGCAGCAGCCTATAGGGCGGGTGAGCGTTTATTAGATGAGCGGTTGGGGGTTGAATATGACTACTCAAACAAGAAAGGGGTAGTGTATTCAGAAATCATGGCGCCGCTAAATGCGCCGGAATGGGTTAAGGATCGTAAGCGTCTTTGGAATGAGGTAGAAGCCACAGAAAAAAGAAAAGATTCACAATTGGCAAGAGAGGTACTAATTGCTTTGCCCAAAGAGTTATCTCAAGATGAACGAGTAGATTTAATCCGTGAGTATTGCGATAAGCAGTTTGTTAGCAAAGGGATGATTGCCGATATCAATATCCATGAAGACAATCCTGAAAACCCCCATGCCCATATTCTGCTTACCATGCGAGAAGTCAACGCTAAAGGCTTTGGTTTAAAAAACCGAGATTGGAATAAACGAGAAAACGTATTTGAGCAGCGCCGATTTTGGCAAGACGTAGCTAATGCTCATCTACATTTAGCAGGACATACCACCAGAATTGATTGCCGTAGCTTGCAAGAACGCGGTATTGATTTAGAGCCAGGACTCCATCTTGGCCAAGCGCCTCACCATGCCATGAGCAGGGGGGAAGGGGATGATTTTGGCAAATATGTTGATCATATCGAAATCATTCGTGCTAATGGGGAGCGTTTAATCAAAGATCCATCTTCGGCAATTGAAAAACTCACCCAGCAACAAGCCGTATTTAATGATTACGATATTGCAAAACTAGCAAATCAATATAGTGCTGATTTAAATCAGTACCAAGATGTTTTATCCGCTATTAAAAGCTCAAAGCAAATTGTGACTTTGGGTGAAAATGAGTATGGAAAAACGGTTTATAGCACCATCAAAATGATTACACTTGAGCATGAAATGATTAACCAAGCTTATGAGCTAGATGCTAAAAGAGCACATCAAGTTGATCTAAAGGCTGCAAACCAAGCGTTGAGTGGCAAATCCTTAAGTGAATCTCAACGACAGGCCTTTTCTCATGTTATCAATGCGGGTGATTTAAAAATCGTTTCTGGTTTGGCGGGAACTGGTAAGAGTTACTTAATGGGGGCTGTAAAAGAAGCTTTTGAAGGATCAGGATGTAAGGTTTCGGGGATATGTTTAAGTGGGATAGCAGCTCAAGGCCTACAAGAGGGGGCAGGGATCCCCAGCATGACGGTGGATTCACGGTTACTGCAATGGGAACAGGTTAGGGAAGGGCTAACAAAGCAAGATATCTTGGTGATTGATGAAGCAGGCATGTTAGGTACACAAAAGCTTGAGAGGATATTGCGTTATGCAAATGATACTGGTGCTAAGGTTATTCTGGTTCATGATACGGAGCAACTAGGGGCAATTGAAGCAGGTGCGCCGTCAAGAGCGCTGGCTGAAAGATTTGGGCAAGCTTCTTTAACAGATGTGATGCGGCAGCATTCCCCTGAAATGCGTAAAGCAACCTATGAATTTGCAACAGGGAACACAACAAAAGCCTTAGAGCGATATAAAGCTATGGGCGCAATCCATAGCCATGCGGTAGATGAAAAGGTTGCAGAACGATTAATGTTAGAAGCCTGGGCAGCAGATCGACTTGAGGGCAAATCGCAACTGATGTTGGCTTATACCAATGAGAGCGTTAAATCGCTCAATGAGCAGGCTAGGGAGGTGCGAATTGCTGCGGGCGAAATCGAGAGAGGGGAGAGCTTTACAGTAGCAAAGGGTGAACGACATTTTGCGATAGGAGATAAAGTCTATTTTCTCAAAAATGATAAGACCCTTGGGGTTAAGAATGGTTCGTTGGGTACAATTGAATCAATTGGCAAACACCAATTTAACATTAAGTTAGAATCCAAAGATAATAAATGTGTCAATTTCGATATTCGAAGCTATCAAAATCTGGATCATGGGTATGCAGCAACAATCCATAAAGCGCAGGGTGTAACAGTTGATAAGACTTATGTGTTGGCATCGAAACATTTTGATCGGCATTTAACCTATGTCGCGTGCACGCGACATCGAGAAAGTTTGGCTTTGTTTGCACATCACAAGGATTTTAAAAATGAAGAAGTGCTGTACAAAACGCTGAGTCGTGAGCGATCGAAATCAATGGCAGTGGATTTTGCTCAGGCAAGATGGATTGAGCCTAGAAACATGCGTGAGGCCAGTTTAAATAAGCTAAAAATTTCAGAGCAACAGTTGGCTAGAGAAAGGCTAGAAATAAAACAATTGAACAAGCAATTTCCTGATAGAGTATTCTCTTTTGCTCGAGCCTTTGAACAAGTCAAAGGGATCGTACAGGGGATGGTAAACTTAAGTGATAATCGCAAGATGCTTAGTGTAGGGAAGAAGAATCAGACTAAACTTGTTGCAATGAGCCATGATTTTGAGAACCACCTGGGTAAGCAAGTTAGCATACATTTAGATAAAGAAGGCAAAATTTTTAATTGCTTTGTTAATGGGCAAGAAAAAACCAGGATGGTTTCTTTTGACAAAGCTGCAACTAGCCTGGATTGTCCTTCTCAGCATATTGGTCAAAGATCATTTGATGATTCTCAAGAAAGAGGATAG
- a CDS encoding AAA family ATPase, with product MSSNEQNQGGLDVQPKMSINKAAEFLGISVQAVHRKLKAKNLVCSKIGNKAFITHEIARPLFELKFKSKIVAGQIVKGGTGKTTAIDNIACCANAFGAKVLLIDIDPQGNLTDAHDVDADELPVLVDFIEQGIKVSNGIVNISPGLDLVASRIENVVLDNILMLKKMNLEKVFHNIFKSVIKDYDFIFIDCPPTMGASVTAATLFCDTILAPLNPDKFSAKGLKILKSEVKNIDDQYDKDIPYKVFLNKFSGNTILSDKAIATIIADPDMEGRALQTAVRYGQEIPNATDASKSLFSSLKKSTLRDDFEALTMELLEIKSPRSSSKTTSGKSSSKKRAMEEAV from the coding sequence ATGTCATCAAATGAACAAAACCAGGGCGGGTTAGATGTTCAACCTAAAATGTCTATTAATAAAGCGGCAGAATTTCTTGGCATTTCAGTACAAGCAGTTCATAGAAAACTGAAAGCTAAAAACCTTGTTTGCTCAAAGATTGGTAATAAAGCATTTATTACTCACGAAATTGCGCGACCATTATTTGAACTTAAATTCAAAAGTAAAATTGTCGCTGGCCAAATTGTTAAAGGTGGAACAGGGAAGACGACAGCTATTGATAACATTGCTTGTTGCGCAAATGCTTTTGGTGCAAAAGTATTATTAATTGACATCGATCCACAAGGAAATTTAACAGACGCCCATGATGTTGATGCTGATGAACTACCAGTTTTAGTAGATTTTATTGAGCAAGGAATTAAAGTTTCTAATGGAATTGTTAATATCAGCCCCGGTTTAGATTTAGTTGCATCAAGAATTGAAAATGTGGTGCTCGATAATATTTTGATGCTGAAAAAAATGAATTTAGAAAAAGTATTTCATAATATTTTCAAATCTGTCATCAAAGATTATGATTTTATTTTCATTGATTGTCCGCCAACAATGGGTGCTTCTGTAACTGCGGCAACTTTGTTTTGCGATACAATTCTTGCACCTTTAAATCCTGACAAGTTTAGTGCTAAAGGATTAAAGATTCTGAAATCAGAAGTCAAAAATATTGATGATCAATATGATAAAGATATTCCATACAAAGTCTTTCTAAATAAATTTAGTGGGAATACGATTTTATCTGATAAGGCAATTGCGACAATCATTGCTGATCCTGACATGGAGGGAAGGGCGCTTCAAACAGCCGTTAGATATGGACAAGAAATCCCAAATGCGACGGATGCAAGCAAGAGTTTGTTTAGCAGTTTGAAAAAGTCTACTTTAAGAGATGATTTCGAAGCGTTAACCATGGAATTACTTGAGATAAAAAGCCCTAGATCTAGTAGCAAAACTACTTCTGGTAAATCCTCGAGTAAAAAGCGCGCTATGGAAGAGGCAGTTTAG